Below is a window of Coleofasciculaceae cyanobacterium DNA.
ATTCTAAATTCTCAACCTTGTTCTTGAAAGCCAAGTCTTTGGTAAAACCATTATAATTGCCGAAGCAAAACTGTGTTCTCTCTAGTTATTAGATGCCAAAATATCGCAAAATCAGCCGAAAAAACTTTTATTTCCTGTTGTTGCTACTATTTCCTTTTTTACAGCTTTGCTATCAAACGATCATTAAAAACTATTATCAGTTCGATATTCAGATTTATGAATTCTTAGAGGCTCAACGAAACACCTTACTAGATTTTATTTTCACTAATGTTTATCGTATTACTGGTACTTACTTCACTGGTTTAGTGGTGTTGATTGCTTTAATAACTTTAATTCGTCAACGCTCTTGGCAAGAAGTTAAAGCCTTAGTTTTTGCTACTTTGGGAATTTTGCTGCTGGTAGACGAAGTACTTAAACCTTTGTTCGATCGCTCTCGCCCTTTTAAACCTCGGTTAGTCAATGATTTAAGCCCTGACAGTTTTCCCAGCGGCCATGCAGCAGGAAATTTGGTTTTTTACTTTTATATGTCTTTTATTATTGTGGCGCGATATCCGCATTTAGCTAAATATATTTATGGTTTGTCTTCTACGTTGGTACTGCTGATTGGCTTTAGTAGTGTATATGTCAAGGCTCATTGGGCAACGGATATTTTCGCTGGCTATATTTTCGGCTATTTTTGGTTACTGATTAGCCTAGTATTATTAAATTTTTTGACTCGCAAATAAGGCCTACAGAAAAATTACTTAAATACTGCCAATAGAGCAAAGGACCGAG
It encodes the following:
- a CDS encoding phosphatase PAP2 family protein, which translates into the protein MPKYRKISRKNFYFLLLLLFPFLQLCYQTIIKNYYQFDIQIYEFLEAQRNTLLDFIFTNVYRITGTYFTGLVVLIALITLIRQRSWQEVKALVFATLGILLLVDEVLKPLFDRSRPFKPRLVNDLSPDSFPSGHAAGNLVFYFYMSFIIVARYPHLAKYIYGLSSTLVLLIGFSSVYVKAHWATDIFAGYIFGYFWLLISLVLLNFLTRK